The following coding sequences are from one Methanosarcina sp. WWM596 window:
- a CDS encoding metal-dependent hydrolase translates to MTGRKTHMTAGVLISFILIWNLTSKGLVLSPVLLPIALASSALGAVLPDLIEPPRNQRHRKFFHSILCLALLLLYLNQTYLSLLTTGPADEVTLGLFFAGAGYASHLILDALTRAGLPVVGL, encoded by the coding sequence GTGACAGGTCGAAAAACGCATATGACAGCAGGAGTTTTAATTTCCTTTATCCTGATCTGGAATTTGACTTCAAAAGGGCTTGTTCTCAGCCCAGTACTTCTTCCGATAGCTTTAGCGTCCTCAGCCCTTGGAGCTGTGTTGCCTGATCTGATCGAGCCTCCCAGAAACCAGCGCCATAGAAAGTTTTTCCATTCAATTCTTTGCCTGGCGCTTTTGCTGCTGTACCTTAATCAGACCTATTTAAGTCTGCTAACTACAGGTCCGGCAGATGAAGTTACTTTGGGGCTTTTCTTTGCAGGGGCCGGGTATGCATCACATCTGATACTTGATGCGCTTACGCGTGCTGGGCTTCCGGTCGTGGGGTTGTAA